The Changchengzhania lutea genomic sequence TGTTTGTCTTTTATTTCGTTTTTTATCCAAGTGTTAAGGAGCATTTTAAATTGTGGCATTAGCTGTTTTGGTTCAAATTCAATTTCATCTTTAGATAACATAAAATCCATTTTATTATTAAAATATTTTATGAGTTCTTCTTTATCTGAAATCATTCTATGATTTTGCATCCATAATTCATCCAAACGTTGTTGGTTAAATTTTTTTAAAATATGAAATGGGGTTAAATTTTTTATACTCTCCTTTTCTTTTATTTCCTCTTCTTTACTATACTCTTCTTTACTTTGTGGGTTTCCGTCACCTTTAAGGTTACTTTTTATAGGTTTAGGGTTACTTTTTGCTAGTTTCCGTATCCCTAAACTACTTAAAAGTATGAGTAATGAATTTTTATCTATACATTCATTTTTACGTTTCTTGTAAGCGTCTTTTATACTTTCTGTGAATTTTTCATTAAATAAAATGTTATTTTCCTCCCATAATTGTTTATCAAATTCCTTCAATCTTACTAGATCGTTTATAATATTTTTAAGCAATTCCTCACTTATTAAACATCGGTCTGACAGAAACATAATTTGTACTTCATCGGATAAGTCTAAATAATGAAAATCCGTATTACCTAGCTCTTCTAGTATTTTAAACCACGTTGCATATCCATCGTTTTTATATTTTTTTTCTAGGTAACTCATTTTCTTACCATGATTTACGGGATGTGGAAAATATTCTACTTTATTTAATTGATGTCTGGCCATAGTCTAATATTTTTTATTTGTGAAGTGGATAACACACGCATCGTGAGCATCTTCTGTAAACCAGCTCCAAAAATCGGTAGTAGATAAACCATCATTTTCCTCTATTTTAAAACGGTTTAACTGTTCAGTTATATGATCGTCAATAAATACAAATTCAGAATCAGCTAGGACTTGACATTTTTGAATACCCACTTCCCCCTTTCCAAGAATTTTAATAGATTTTTGAGGAGATATAAAAGGTCTGTCGGTCCAAGTTCTAACATGAAGCTCTGCAACGCCTGCATTTACTTCATCAATCTTTTTCTTCCAATGCTTATAGCTTTTTCTAAGCGTGTGTATTTTTGTGCCATCTAATACCTTATCTGGAAATCCTGTAAATTCCCCAGCTCTAGGATGTGCCTTTAAAAATCTAGTCGATACTATTATTACATGTTTTTTCATTATGAAATTATTTTAATTCTTTCGCCAATAGCTTTACTTAATTCTACCATATCAAACAAAGTTGGTACCGATAATTTATATTCTATGGATTTTAAATAATAAAGGCCGTCATCGTAATAATCTGGATTCAATTCCATGCTCCAAGATTTACGTTTCATAATTGCAGATACGTATGCTGTTGAAAACAATCCCCCAAAAGGATCTCCCACAATTTCACCTTCATTTGTGTATTGAAAAATCAAACGTTCAATAAGATCTAACTGAAGTGGACAAATATGCTTTTCTTTTTTACGATTAGCTTGATTGGCATTTAGGGTTTTAAGCCTATTTACATCATTCATCACATCAGGGCCATTTGGACGGTTCATAAGAGTCATCATTTTTTTTGATAGCTTTCCAGCTTGATCTAAAGTCTCAGATGCTTCAATATGAAGTTGATAATCATATGGTACCACTCTACAATATTCCTTCCACCATGCATAAATGGTTTTCGGGTTCATGGTTTCTGCCTGTTCTAAGGTTAAAAAGCGATTACCGTTACTTTGCCAAATAGCATGCGCATCTAATTGCCATCGTGCTAAAGAATAAGTTTCTTTACATTTTGCTACAGGCAAATCTGCATAAGCATTATTATCATCGCTAGGTGTTTTTCTGAAGAGCAAAATGTATTCTGGCAATCCACATCCCATTTTAGTACTATCTTTTACAAGTTCACCCCACGTTAATCTGTAGGTTTGATTATTTTCTTGTACCACATCCGTAGGTACGGTAATTTTACCTATTAAATGAAATCCGTGCTTTGTAAAGCTTCTTACAGTTTCACCGCTAAAATCATCAATACTCGTATAACTGATACCTTTTTGATATCCGTAACGAATCCTATCCTTAACATGAACGGCACATATTCGCCCAGGTATTAAAGATTTTAAAAGTTTAGGAACTAAATAATCCATCTGCTTAAAGAACTTTTCATTTGTTGCATTGTGACCAAAGTCGTTATAATTGTTACTATACTCGTAATGATTGCCAAACGGTATAGATGTAACTATTAAACCAGTACTATTTTCCTCAATGTAATCCATTGCTTTAACGCAATCTTGATTCCACACTTTAGCGTCACCAACTATAGCAGATCTCTCATTATTAAAAATTTTTCTTTTCATATCACTTGAAATTTTATTTGTATTAAGGCCATATTCTCTAACCAGATTGATCATTTCGGTTTGAAGCTCGATGTGCCGCTTCCATTTCGCTTTGAGTTCTTTTAGTACCTCACGTTCATTTTGTGTGTGAATGATGTAAATATGAACTTCTTTGTCTTGTTTAAATCGATATATCCGATGAACTGCTTGAATGAAATCATTGAACTTATAATCGATTCCAACAAATATGGCACGACTGCAATGATGTTGAAAATTACATCCTGAACCTGCTATCTTTGGTTTGGTTGATAAGATTTGAAATTTGCCTTCAGAATAATCAATTAGTAATTTTTCTTTATGTTCATTGGTTTGAGAACCATAAACAGATTTTAAAACCACATCTTTATTACATCGCTTTTCTATGGCCACACGTTCAGCTTCGCGATGATGCCAAAGTATTACATTTGAATAAGGGAATTCATTTTCAATAATTTCAAAAGCCTTGTTAACACGTAAATCTATGGTTTCAGATTTCTCTCGAGATGTATCAATAAGACTTTTAGTAACGTCTTTAAACATCACTAATTTACCACCTTTGTTGA encodes the following:
- a CDS encoding DUF4373 domain-containing protein; this encodes MARHQLNKVEYFPHPVNHGKKMSYLEKKYKNDGYATWFKILEELGNTDFHYLDLSDEVQIMFLSDRCLISEELLKNIINDLVRLKEFDKQLWEENNILFNEKFTESIKDAYKKRKNECIDKNSLLILLSSLGIRKLAKSNPKPIKSNLKGDGNPQSKEEYSKEEEIKEKESIKNLTPFHILKKFNQQRLDELWMQNHRMISDKEELIKYFNNKMDFMLSKDEIEFEPKQLMPQFKMLLNTWIKNEIKDKQKFQKTDQTHKPQKRNRF
- a CDS encoding DNA methyltransferase — translated: MSYNNFIKDKIIIAESYGFKVKSNALPKILMDHQKDITKWSLEGGRRAVFASFGLGKTVMQLAIAEQIIKKTKKPFLIGLPLGVIGEFKRDNEMLNNGIEIIYITDTDSIEDIKPIIYLTNYERIRKGDIDASKFGGISFDEASVLRNLKTETTNYVLKHFSKVPYRFVFTATPTPNNYIEILNYAQFLGVIDRGHALTQFFKRDPKKAGNLKLNDTQREDFWKWVSSWAVFINKPSDLGYSDDGYDLPKMHIHEIEVENLSNKPIINKGGKLVMFKDVTKSLIDTSREKSETIDLRVNKAFEIIENEFPYSNVILWHHREAERVAIEKRCNKDVVLKSVYGSQTNEHKEKLLIDYSEGKFQILSTKPKIAGSGCNFQHHCSRAIFVGIDYKFNDFIQAVHRIYRFKQDKEVHIYIIHTQNEREVLKELKAKWKRHIELQTEMINLVREYGLNTNKISSDMKRKIFNNERSAIVGDAKVWNQDCVKAMDYIEENSTGLIVTSIPFGNHYEYSNNYNDFGHNATNEKFFKQMDYLVPKLLKSLIPGRICAVHVKDRIRYGYQKGISYTSIDDFSGETVRSFTKHGFHLIGKITVPTDVVQENNQTYRLTWGELVKDSTKMGCGLPEYILLFRKTPSDDNNAYADLPVAKCKETYSLARWQLDAHAIWQSNGNRFLTLEQAETMNPKTIYAWWKEYCRVVPYDYQLHIEASETLDQAGKLSKKMMTLMNRPNGPDVMNDVNRLKTLNANQANRKKEKHICPLQLDLIERLIFQYTNEGEIVGDPFGGLFSTAYVSAIMKRKSWSMELNPDYYDDGLYYLKSIEYKLSVPTLFDMVELSKAIGERIKIIS